A stretch of the bacterium genome encodes the following:
- the nrfH gene encoding cytochrome c nitrite reductase small subunit has translation MALLVAILLGGLVGLGGSTFLYGEGFAYLSNDPQACKNCHIMNDQYDGWLKSSHHAVATCNDCHTPHALLPKYLTKAENGFWHSKGFTLQDFPEPIRIRPHNRRTLNRNCMECHHELVHEVVAVHGRDESQFDCIRCHITSGHGPAR, from the coding sequence ATGGCGCTGCTGGTGGCGATCCTGCTGGGCGGGCTGGTCGGACTCGGCGGTTCTACTTTCCTTTACGGGGAAGGCTTCGCGTACCTCTCGAACGACCCGCAGGCCTGCAAGAACTGCCACATCATGAACGACCAGTACGACGGCTGGCTCAAGTCCAGCCACCATGCCGTCGCCACCTGCAACGACTGCCACACCCCGCACGCCCTGCTGCCCAAGTACCTCACGAAGGCCGAGAACGGTTTCTGGCACTCCAAGGGGTTCACGCTGCAGGACTTCCCCGAGCCCATCCGCATCCGGCCGCACAACCGGCGGACCCTGAACCGCAACTGCATGGAATGCCACCACGAGCTGGTGCACGAGGTCGTCGCCGTGCACGGCCGCGACGAGAGCCAGTTCGACTGCATCCGCTGCCACATCACTTCCGGGCACGGCCCGGCCCGCTGA